DNA from Candidatus Deferrimicrobiaceae bacterium:
AGATGTTCCGGCCGAACCGGCACTCCGGACGCCAGGCAAGCACCGCCTCCTTGATCCCCTCGATCAGGTCCCGCATCGCGGCGGACTTCGCCTGGGGGGTGGAGGCCTTGCTCTCCCCCAGCTTCTCCCCCTCCAGCATGTAGGCGTCGTCGTCGAAGAGCACCCCCTGGATGGGGAGATAGACGGCGATGTCCGTAAAGAGGTCGATCGCGGCCATTCGCGTGCCTTCCAGGTCCGGGGAGAGACGGAAATACCACGGGGTGACCTCTTTCCCCCCTTTTCTCTTCCGGAAGGGGATCCGCCATTCGGGGTGCTGTTCCCATATCCAGGTGAGGTTCATGGAAGGGGCCCGGATCCATACGCGCACCCCCGCCTGGCGGAACTTGTGGGCGACCATCGACCAGATGTCCGCGCGCACGGGTACCTGGTGGTTCTGGAACCAGGCCGCCCGGTAGAAACCGGACCCGTCGGGATCGGGACATGCCTGCAGGAAGACGTGCGTGGCACCCATGCGGCCCACCTTCTCCACCACCTCGGTCACTCTTTTTACGAAGACCGCGGGGTCGGGATCGTACACGGCGTCGAGGTCCACCTGCGCGGCCCGCACGGGAAGGCGAGGCGGGGAAAGCCACCCCAGCCCCTTCCCCTCGATCCTGCTGCCCCGGTACACCATCACCCTCGGAAGATGACCCGTCCGCAGATCTTCCGGCCGGGCGGAGGTCCCCCCCAGCCCCAGGGTCACGACAAACCCCTCCCCGGAGGCGATGTCGCGGGCCACCGCATTGTGACCGCCATACGGCCAGGCGAGCACCGTCACATCGTGCCCCAGCTTCTCCCGGAGGATGCGACGCGACTCCCTAAGGTCCTCCCGTATGCGCGCCCGGTACTCCTCCCGGTCCTCGTACCTTGCCTCCTCGAGGATGTACCGCCGCGTGGTGACGGATGGATCGGTGTCCCGGTAGGGGTTTGACGTCACGTACCGGTGAAGATTGTGGCTGTGGGACGCTATCTCCACCAGGCCGCTTCGGTCCGCTTCCCGGACCTGCTCCCACGACATCAGCGGAGCCAGATCCTTTGGCGGATCATCGAGGAACGAGGTGACGATCGACAGCGTCGCCCTCACGTTCTCCTTCCGCAGGAGGGGCAGCACCTGCTCGGAAAAGCTCCGGTACGCGTCATCGAACGAAAGCACCGCCACCCGGGGGGGAAGATCCGCCGGGCGTTCCTTGTAGGAAAGCAGTTCCGAGAGGGAGAGGAAGGTCCACCCATCCCGCTTCAAGCCCTGGATCTGCGCCTGCAGGAGAGCGGGAGAGATTGTGATGGAGGGGGCGTCCGGCCTGTCCGAGATGTCGTGATAGCAAAAGACCGCGATCAGCGGCGCGGAAGATTGCGGGGGGACCCGCTGCGGGGCACGGGAGCGAAGGTCCTGCCCCGGTTCCGCCACGTGAGGAGTCGAGCACGCTGCTGCCAGGAGGGCGGCGATCAGGGGGAGGAGCGATCGCATGACGTGCCGCCAATTCACCATCGACTCAATGTACCAGAAATCCATCGGCGGGCGGAAGGTGAAGCGAAGGGAAGGAGGCGGGGCAGCCGTCCCCGAGGTGGAGCGGCTGCCCCGTCTATCGGTTCAGAGCGGGATCGCGGAATACGGATCCGCCCTTCTGGCCCATTCCGTTTGCGGATATTTCGCCTTCAGCGTATCGTAGGCGCGCCGCAGCGCCTTGGCGTCATGGGTGTGCTTGTATTCGGCCACTCCCTTCAGGAAGACCGCCTCGGGGGACGCCCCCGCGTCCGGGTGCCGCTCGATCACCGTCCGGAACTGGTCGATCGCCTCGGCGAACCGGTCCGTGTCGTAATACATCTTTCCGATCCCCAGGCCGAGTTGCGCGAAGAGATCGTCCACGGGGACATACCCCACGAACCGGTGATGTTCGTTCCCCTCGGGATCGTGGACGAGGAAGGTCGGGGTCCACTTGATCCCGTACTTCTGCATCAGGGGGGTCGGGTTGTCCCAGAAACATTCGCTTCGCACGGGGATGAAACGCTCATGAACGAATCTTTGCACCTTCTCGTCGGAATACGGACCCGTATTCATCCTGGCGCAGCCGATTCAGCCGTCGAACCAGAAGTCCTGGAAAACCGGTTTGCCGGTCTGCTTCGCCTTTTCCATCGCCGATCCGAAGTCTCTCTCCCACTGGATCCCGGCCATCGTTTTCCTCCTTGTTCAGATCGTGATCTTCCCCCGGAACGTGCCGAAGACCCCCCGCATCACGTCGGAGATCTCCCCGAGAGTGGCACGGGCCTTTACGGCCGCCAGAACCGGAGGCATGAGGTTCTCCCTGCCGCGGCATGCCTTCTCCAGGACGGACAGCGCGTCCCGGACCGCGCGGTTGTCCCGCTTCTTGCGGAGGGCCGCGAGACGCTGCCGCTGCGCTTTCTCGATCTTCGGGTCGACCGTCAGCAGGCTCGTAGGCTTCGACTCCCGGATCGTGAACTCGTTCATCCCGACGATGATCTGGTCCTTCCGCTCGATCTCCTGCTGATACCGGAAGGCGGCGTCCTGGATCTCCTTCTGGACGAAACCGCGGTCGATCGCGCTGACCACTCCCCCCATCCGATCGATCTTCGCGATATACTCCTCCGCCTGCCGCTCGAGCAGGGAGGTCATCGCCTCCACGCAGTAGGAGCCGCCCAGGGGGTCGACCGTGTCCCCCACGCCGCTCTCGTGGGCGAGAACCTGCTGCGTCCGGAGGGCGATGCGGACCGAATCCTCGGTGGGAAGCGAGAGCGCCTCGTCCCGGGAGTTGGTATGAAGGGACTGCGTCCCCCCGAGGACGGCCGCGAGGGCCTGGACGGTCACGCGCACGATGTTGTTGTCCGGCTGCTGGGCCGTGAGCGACGACCCGGCGGTCTGGGTGTGAAACCGAAGCATCCACGACCTCGGGTCCCTCGCCCGGAACCGTTCCCGCATGATCCTGGCCCAGAGGCGCCGGGCCGCCCGGAACTTGGCCACCTCCTCGAGGAAGGTGTTGTGGGCGTTGAAGAAGAACGCGAGTCGGGAGGCGAACGAATCCACCGACATCCCCGCGTCGATCGCCGCCTGCACGTAGGCGATTCCGTTGGCCAGCGTGAACGCGATCTCCTGCGCCGCCGTGGAGCCCGCCTCCCGGATGTGGTACCCCGAGATGCTGATCGTGTTCCACTTCGGCACCCGGTCCTTGCAAAAGGCGAAGATGTCGGTGATGATCCGCATGGACGGCGCCGGCGGGTAGATGTAGGTCCCTCTCGCGATGTATTCCTTGAGGATGTCGTTCTGGATCGTTCCGTTCAAGGCCGCCGGGGAAACCCCCTGTTTCTCCCCCACCGCGATGTACATCGCCAGCAGGATCGAGGCGGTGGAGTTGATCGTCATCGAGGTCGACACTTTCCCGAGGGGGATCTTGTCGAAGAGGACCTCCATGTCCTC
Protein-coding regions in this window:
- the pgaB gene encoding poly-beta-1,6-N-acetyl-D-glucosamine N-deacetylase PgaB, which codes for MVNWRHVMRSLLPLIAALLAAACSTPHVAEPGQDLRSRAPQRVPPQSSAPLIAVFCYHDISDRPDAPSITISPALLQAQIQGLKRDGWTFLSLSELLSYKERPADLPPRVAVLSFDDAYRSFSEQVLPLLRKENVRATLSIVTSFLDDPPKDLAPLMSWEQVREADRSGLVEIASHSHNLHRYVTSNPYRDTDPSVTTRRYILEEARYEDREEYRARIREDLRESRRILREKLGHDVTVLAWPYGGHNAVARDIASGEGFVVTLGLGGTSARPEDLRTGHLPRVMVYRGSRIEGKGLGWLSPPRLPVRAAQVDLDAVYDPDPAVFVKRVTEVVEKVGRMGATHVFLQACPDPDGSGFYRAAWFQNHQVPVRADIWSMVAHKFRQAGVRVWIRAPSMNLTWIWEQHPEWRIPFRKRKGGKEVTPWYFRLSPDLEGTRMAAIDLFTDIAVYLPIQGVLFDDDAYMLEGEKLGESKASTPQAKSAAMRDLIEGIKEAVLAWRPECRFGRNIYAPAVEKEGVHPGYSQDFGQFLKDYDLTVVMAYARMEGHEQDAEAWAESLARRASRKWIPQRGRELDAPPVMLKFQAYDWSKEEWVPGEELEAMVRGARRAMAVDLGVYPVLPEKGNIPVGLFGEPVPAFGSEGYPDAN
- a CDS encoding methylmalonyl-CoA mutase family protein, with the protein product MPARKGKAAEISRIRAARERWEKKVLAPVIAKSPERRKRFESTSGETIERLYTPLDLENIDSLADAGFPGEYPFTRGVQPTMYRGRFWTMRQYAGFGDARESNRRYRYLLAQGQTGLSVAFDLPTQMGYDSDNPVAAGEVGKVGVAIDSIEDMEVLFDKIPLGKVSTSMTINSTASILLAMYIAVGEKQGVSPAALNGTIQNDILKEYIARGTYIYPPAPSMRIITDIFAFCKDRVPKWNTISISGYHIREAGSTAAQEIAFTLANGIAYVQAAIDAGMSVDSFASRLAFFFNAHNTFLEEVAKFRAARRLWARIMRERFRARDPRSWMLRFHTQTAGSSLTAQQPDNNIVRVTVQALAAVLGGTQSLHTNSRDEALSLPTEDSVRIALRTQQVLAHESGVGDTVDPLGGSYCVEAMTSLLERQAEEYIAKIDRMGGVVSAIDRGFVQKEIQDAAFRYQQEIERKDQIIVGMNEFTIRESKPTSLLTVDPKIEKAQRQRLAALRKKRDNRAVRDALSVLEKACRGRENLMPPVLAAVKARATLGEISDVMRGVFGTFRGKITI